AAAAACCAGACCTTCAGCAATTCTTAAATGACTTCGAAAATCCAAATACGTCTGGAAAGAACGACACAATCTCCCCTGATCGAGGCCGTCAATTTAAAATCAAATAGCCGTAAAATTTATATACTTAAAGTTGATTTATTTCACAAGATGCAATCTTAATATTTTAGCAACTGACTCGATGAAAAGTACCCCTCAAGTTCGCTCAAGCCGCCGTTTTTGAAAAGATGGGAAAAGCTCAGTAGGGGAATTTTCTTGATAAGACCTTGAGCGCTTATGGTGAAAACACCGCTTCGAATGTCCGGAGGAATTACCAGCCGATTTTCTTCTGCGTATCTGGAACGGCGTAACGCTTCATCGGCGTGGCCTTCCATCCGTCCATCGCGTCTGTCGCAATGCGCAATGTCTCTTCGTCCCCCTCGACCAGAAGCGAGGACGCTTTTTCATCGATGACCACAGCGCCAGCGCGCCCAACCTTTTCGGCCATCTCATGGGCAGACAGCCCGGCCTCGCCGTCCCTGCGCAATATGACCTGCCGCCTCGTCGCGTCGCTCATGATCATCCCTTGCCCGGTAGCCCAAAGCCTTCGTAGTCGCGGCCAAAGCCAAGTGGGATGGCTGACCCGAAGAGACGATCCCGAAGAGCCGTGCTGCGATCTGCCCCGTTGAGCCCCAATATAATGCTGTCTTCGGCCAAAAGGAAGGCGGCATAACCGGCGACTGCGGGGCTTGCCATCGACGTTCCGCTCATCGCTCCGAATGTGCCTCCCGGCAAGGCCGAAACGACGCCAACCCCCGGCCCTGTCAGGTCGATCTGCGGCCCGAAGTTGGAGAATGCGCCAAGAAAGGTCTGATGTGCCCCATAGGGCCGCGCAATGTCGCTTGCTTCCGATGACGAGGGCGGAAAGGCGTCTGTCCAGCCCATGGCCGATACGGCGATGCAAAACGGCAATGCACCGGGAAAACTCACCGGCTTGCGGCCATCATTGCCAGCGGCGGCAATCACCAGAACGCCGCTGTCCAATGCCGACCCGATGGCAGCCCGGACCGCCTCGTCTTCCTCTCCTCCACCCAGGCTGAGGTTGATGATATGGCACCCGTCCTGAACAGCCCGGTCAATCGCATTCATGATATCATAGTTGGTGGCGCCGCCACCCGTATGGGGAAATACGCGGTAGCTTCTTAACGTGACACCGGGCGCAACGCCGGCAAGATCCAGTCCGGCTGCTGGCCGTGCCCCAACGATACCGGCCACATGCGTGCCATGTTCGCCATCGACAGCAGCCGGACCCCAATCGGCGATCTGACCGGGATCGCCCATCGTCTCGGCCAGAACCATGTTTGCGCCACCCGACACATTCGGCAAAAGCGGATGATTGCCGTCAACGCCGCTGTCGATGATGCCGACAACGACGCCTTGGCCGGCATTCAACGGAAGAGCAGTCCGGAACCGTCGCAGGGCCAGGAGGTCCTGGCTGAGGTCAATCGGCTCAAGCTGCAGGCGTGCGCCATCGGCAAGATTAAAATTCCGCTCGAAACGGCCCCAATGGCGTGGAGGACCGTAAACGT
The sequence above is drawn from the Pararhizobium qamdonense genome and encodes:
- a CDS encoding S8 family peptidase, with translation MLKQYIVLPAYGFRSQTLAHAATLRAARPVAAALGGGDAATRAAISKVDVIDSVSADGPKLVRMTPETELQLRLEEPSLKIVPLVIYEKMRVIHEIKRVAAAAVSATSAQGAVLRIEDAAGAPLASARVIAFSSFRTRAGDEGRTDTNGEVHLRIASGTTLERIYVYGPPRHWGRFERNFNLADGARLQLEPIDLSQDLLALRRFRTALPLNAGQGVVVGIIDSGVDGNHPLLPNVSGGANMVLAETMGDPGQIADWGPAAVDGEHGTHVAGIVGARPAAGLDLAGVAPGVTLRSYRVFPHTGGGATNYDIMNAIDRAVQDGCHIINLSLGGGEEDEAVRAAIGSALDSGVLVIAAAGNDGRKPVSFPGALPFCIAVSAMGWTDAFPPSSSEASDIARPYGAHQTFLGAFSNFGPQIDLTGPGVGVVSALPGGTFGAMSGTSMASPAVAGYAAFLLAEDSIILGLNGADRSTALRDRLFGSAIPLGFGRDYEGFGLPGKG